CTTAAGCAAATTTGTGCGACCATAATAGGAGAGGAGGTTAATATATGGCGAAAGTTGCTGTAGCAAGCAGCGATGGTGTTTTTATAAATGAACATTTTGCAAGGGCGGATAAATTCTTTATTTATGAAATTCACCAGGGTGGAGAATATGAATTCATAGAGATACGAGCGGTTCATTTCAATAATTCTAAAAGTGGAGAAGATAAATTAAACAAGATTATAAAGCTGATGGGAGATGTAAAATTGGTATTAGCCAGCAGTGTTGGCTCTGGAGCAGTATATGTGCTTCATGATAGGAATATTGTGGCTGTAAGTCTCAGTGGATCCATAGAGAGAGCCCTTAAATCCTATGCTAAAAGGGGAAAGATACTTGAATATCTTGTGGCCAAGGATACCTTTGGAGGTTCAGTGGATAAATCTAATTGTCCAATTAGGGCAGCAAAGATTCTGTCAAACATACGCCGTTTTGATGATTAAAAAAATTCTTTCTAATAGGCATATATATGTTTATCCGAACGCTACCATTGCTAATACTCTCATCTTCTTCAAAGTGGGAGATAAGCACTGCTATGCGCCTGGATAAGTTCTTCTAAGGTTCAGATGGAGATAAGCAGTCCCTACAGCAAGCTCCACCTGAACCTAAGAATCACTTGATTTTACAGGGTATATTTACTAGTTGGTCTATTTGTTATATTTTGAAAAATGTCTTATTCTGAATTTTTAAGAGCGTACAATATTCATATTTGGGGGAATGTTTATGGCCTACGAAGAGTTAATAGTGTCAGCATTTGGACAATCAGTTTCATGTGCAACTATGTGTGGAATGTGTGAATCATTATATAAAAAGTATAAATTTGAGAATTACAGGGTAATTGATTATGCTGATAGAAAATATAATTTACCTAAAAAAAATGAAATGGTCATTGATGACGAGCATTTGTTTGTATGGCTTTTAAGTAAAGCTTGTAAATTATTTTTTCAAAAGAAAACTATAGACTATAAGATAAAATGGCTTGTGAGAGATGCACTTCTGATTTTTATTATTTATAGGGAAAGCGGACCTAAATTACTTCTAAAAATAAATAAAATATTATCCTTTGAATGGACAAAAGGTGTATTAAAGTCAGAACTGGAACATTTTTTTAAGTATTATGAACATGAGTGGAGCCAAATATATTATAGAAATTCGGTAGAGAAAAGAGATATAAATGATATGTTTAATAAATTATTTTTTATACTTAGCAATAATAATGTATTTATTGATACTCCTATTTATAATTGGTCAGACAGACATAAATGTAGAATACACATTTGCTAATAAAGTATTTACAATGATTGATAAAAGTAAATTGAGAGGAGTGAGTAATATGCATATGGCAGATGCATTAGTATCTCCGATAGTAGCGGGCACTATGTATACTTGTTCTGCAGCAGTGGCTATATATTCAGGTAATAAAGTTAAAGTAGAAAATGACTTAAAAAAAGTATCGGCAATGGGAGTGATGGGTGCATTTGTGTTTGCAACCCAGATGATTAATTTTACAATTCCAGGTACTGGTTCAAGTGGTCATTTATGTGGTGGAATGTTACTAGCAGTAATTTTAGGACCATATGCTGCCTTTTGTACCATGATAGGTATTCTGATGATTCAGTGTTTGATGTTTGCTGATGGTGGCCTGCTTGCATTGGGAGCAAATATATGGAATATGGCCTTCTATGGATGTTTTATTGGATATTTTTTCATTTGGAGGCCATTAACAAAAGCAGAGATAACAAAAAAAAGAATTATTATTGCCTCCATTCTAGGATGTATTTTGACCCTACAGTTAGGAGCATTTAGTGTAACATTAGAGACATTATCATCAGGGATAACAATGCTGCCTTTTAGTATTTTTGTAGGTGTTATGCAGCCAATCCATCTGGCCATTGGATTAATAGAAGGATTAATTACGGCGGCAGTATTAATTTTTGTATTTGAGGCAAGGCCAGAATTATTTCAAGAAAGTAACCATTATGATTTAAAGGGGAAGATGTCGTTCAAAAAAACTCTAACAGTTTTAGGCATAATAACATTATTAAT
This genomic interval from Clostridium kluyveri contains the following:
- a CDS encoding NifB/NifX family molybdenum-iron cluster-binding protein — translated: MAKVAVASSDGVFINEHFARADKFFIYEIHQGGEYEFIEIRAVHFNNSKSGEDKLNKIIKLMGDVKLVLASSVGSGAVYVLHDRNIVAVSLSGSIERALKSYAKRGKILEYLVAKDTFGGSVDKSNCPIRAAKILSNIRRFDD
- a CDS encoding energy-coupling factor ABC transporter permease, which translates into the protein MHMADALVSPIVAGTMYTCSAAVAIYSGNKVKVENDLKKVSAMGVMGAFVFATQMINFTIPGTGSSGHLCGGMLLAVILGPYAAFCTMIGILMIQCLMFADGGLLALGANIWNMAFYGCFIGYFFIWRPLTKAEITKKRIIIASILGCILTLQLGAFSVTLETLSSGITMLPFSIFVGVMQPIHLAIGLIEGLITAAVLIFVFEARPELFQESNHYDLKGKMSFKKTLTVLGIITLLIGGGLSLAASSKPDGLEWSIEKITGSNEIKEKEKGIYEKAKQLQNMTAVLPDYSFQNSKTVLGTTFSGIAGSGVILIICMTGCYAFNIIRKSKKNE